In one Roseburia intestinalis L1-82 genomic region, the following are encoded:
- a CDS encoding bifunctional metallophosphatase/5'-nucleotidase yields the protein MLREKIKNWKMELAAVLVFVLVLGMTGLSGSVKAADQTDLKTIDIMFVHDTHSHLNSFSTVVDEKQEMIGGFARIKTLIDEQKEKDPDTLVVDGGDFSMGTLVQTVFETQAAEIRMLGALGCEATTLGNHEFDYRSKGLAKMLETAAESGDTVPELLVCNINWDAMEQQGFSEGQQQIRDAFTEYGVKDYVMVQKGDVRVALLGVFGKDALACAPTCELQFTDPVEAVKKTVAEIKKNEDADIIVCLSHSGTSEDESKSEDEILAKKVPDLDVIVSAHTHTKLDEPIVHGDTYIVSAGEYGKYLGSLSLEQKDDGRWNMKEYKLTSIETDIAENAATQEEINSFMATVDTDYLAQFGFTREQVLAENDVAFDSLEDLYNIHTEHNLGDLIADAYAYAVTNSTDYNGTPVDVAIAPSGTIRDTYTKGNITVEDVFNSFSLGIGADGVPGYPLIEAYLTGKELKTVAEIDASVSDLMTSARLYMYGLQFTYNPHRMILNRVTDVYLLDADGNRRELEDDKLYRVVADLYSGQMLSAVTKTSYGLLSVVPKKADGTPIENFEDVILTDNGGELKAWTAIAHYMESFPDENGDGIADIPQYYAGLHERKVVDDSANLIKLIKNPNKYAVMIAGIVLIAILLVVLLIRLVLKLVKYQTGKRRSGSKAGE from the coding sequence ATGTTACGGGAAAAGATTAAAAATTGGAAAATGGAACTGGCTGCAGTCCTTGTTTTTGTTCTGGTTTTGGGAATGACGGGGCTATCCGGCAGTGTGAAGGCGGCAGACCAGACGGACTTGAAAACAATAGATATCATGTTCGTGCATGACACACATTCTCATCTGAACAGCTTTTCAACGGTAGTAGATGAAAAACAGGAAATGATCGGCGGGTTTGCAAGGATTAAGACACTGATCGATGAACAGAAAGAAAAAGACCCGGATACACTGGTGGTGGATGGCGGAGATTTTTCCATGGGAACGCTGGTGCAGACCGTTTTTGAGACACAGGCGGCAGAGATTCGGATGTTAGGGGCACTGGGCTGTGAGGCGACAACACTTGGCAACCATGAATTTGATTATCGTTCAAAGGGGCTTGCTAAGATGCTTGAAACCGCGGCGGAAAGCGGAGATACCGTGCCGGAGCTTCTTGTCTGTAATATCAACTGGGATGCCATGGAACAGCAGGGATTCTCAGAAGGACAGCAGCAGATCCGTGATGCATTTACGGAATACGGTGTGAAAGATTATGTGATGGTGCAAAAGGGCGATGTCCGGGTGGCACTGCTTGGCGTATTCGGAAAAGATGCACTGGCATGTGCACCGACCTGCGAACTGCAGTTTACGGATCCGGTGGAAGCAGTAAAAAAGACCGTAGCTGAAATTAAGAAAAACGAAGATGCGGATATTATCGTCTGTCTTTCCCATAGTGGAACTTCAGAGGATGAGTCAAAGTCAGAAGATGAGATTCTTGCGAAAAAAGTGCCGGATCTGGATGTGATCGTCAGCGCACATACGCATACGAAACTGGATGAGCCGATTGTGCATGGGGATACTTATATCGTTTCCGCAGGTGAGTACGGCAAGTATTTAGGTTCCTTATCCTTAGAACAAAAGGATGATGGCCGATGGAACATGAAAGAATATAAACTTACTTCAATCGAGACGGACATTGCAGAGAATGCTGCTACACAGGAAGAAATCAATTCTTTTATGGCGACGGTGGATACCGATTATCTGGCACAGTTTGGGTTTACGAGAGAACAGGTACTTGCGGAAAATGATGTAGCATTTGACAGCCTGGAGGATCTCTACAACATCCATACCGAGCATAATCTGGGGGATCTCATCGCAGATGCCTATGCTTATGCGGTCACAAACAGTACGGATTATAATGGCACTCCCGTGGATGTGGCAATCGCGCCGAGTGGAACGATCCGTGACACCTACACAAAGGGAAATATTACAGTAGAAGATGTTTTCAATTCATTTTCACTTGGAATCGGTGCAGACGGTGTGCCGGGTTATCCGCTGATCGAGGCATATCTGACAGGAAAAGAGTTAAAAACCGTGGCAGAGATCGACGCATCCGTGTCGGATCTGATGACATCCGCACGTTTGTATATGTACGGCCTGCAGTTTACTTATAATCCGCACCGTATGATCTTAAACCGTGTTACCGACGTGTATCTGCTGGATGCAGATGGCAATCGCAGGGAGTTAGAGGACGATAAATTGTATCGCGTGGTGGCAGATCTTTACAGTGGGCAGATGCTGTCTGCGGTGACGAAAACATCGTATGGACTGTTGTCTGTTGTGCCGAAAAAGGCAGACGGAACACCGATTGAAAATTTTGAAGATGTGATTTTGACAGATAATGGCGGGGAATTAAAGGCATGGACGGCGATCGCACATTATATGGAGTCGTTCCCGGATGAAAATGGAGATGGAATTGCGGATATTCCACAATATTATGCCGGATTGCATGAAAGAAAAGTGGTAGATGATTCGGCCAATCTCATAAAATTAATAAAAAATCCGAACAAATATGCCGTCATGATCGCAGGAATAGTATTGATCGCTATTTTACTGGTTGTTTTGCTGATACGGTTAGTGTTAAAATTAGTAAAATATCAGACAGGAAAAAGACGCAGCGGAAGTAAAGCAGGAGAATAA
- a CDS encoding methyl-accepting chemotaxis protein, with translation MTLSGKVSLKVKMTILIIEILIIGLYGVVVGAKNMGAIRNDAIASMEEYVSEEHPEYSQEEIQQELQPILQKMQQEKKAKQDQFFYFMVIMCILTDIWVLYLTFDITSGVKRSALFAKKMGQGDFTQRVEEKYLKREDEIGILARSIRDIHHNMRHLIGYVQREADTLDETVGTAETALAKLADEIDSVSGITQELAAGNQETAAAAQEVNTMSGEIEEAAKGIAEHAQEGNGKVDEIHTRAADTKQKISASRANIRKVHGEINESLLEALENAKVVEQIGVLAESIMGITSQTNLLALNASIEAARAGEAGKGFAVVADEIRNLAEQSASTVGNIQEVTERVQTAVARLTTDAKRLLEFVGGDVTESFDDFEKMADNYNEDANYVEELVTDFSAASEQLLASVSGVVANIQEVTKAANDGAASTGSIAERVTNVDRQAEDMRVLMKQTQEASLMLRKDTKKFTVA, from the coding sequence GTGACCCTAAGTGGAAAAGTATCATTAAAGGTAAAAATGACGATTCTGATTATTGAGATTTTAATAATCGGATTATATGGAGTAGTTGTCGGAGCTAAAAATATGGGTGCTATCCGTAATGATGCGATCGCCAGCATGGAAGAATATGTAAGTGAGGAACATCCGGAATATTCCCAGGAAGAAATACAACAGGAACTGCAGCCGATATTGCAGAAAATGCAGCAGGAAAAGAAAGCAAAACAGGATCAGTTTTTCTATTTTATGGTTATTATGTGTATACTCACGGATATATGGGTACTGTATCTTACATTCGACATTACATCGGGCGTCAAAAGATCTGCGCTGTTTGCCAAAAAAATGGGACAGGGCGATTTTACGCAGCGTGTGGAGGAAAAATACCTGAAACGTGAAGATGAGATCGGTATTCTTGCACGCAGCATCCGTGACATTCATCACAATATGAGACATCTGATCGGCTATGTACAGCGCGAAGCGGATACATTGGATGAAACGGTTGGAACAGCAGAGACGGCACTGGCAAAACTTGCGGACGAGATCGACAGTGTATCCGGTATCACGCAGGAACTTGCAGCCGGAAATCAGGAGACCGCAGCAGCTGCACAGGAAGTGAATACGATGTCCGGAGAGATTGAGGAAGCTGCAAAAGGAATTGCAGAGCATGCGCAGGAGGGAAACGGAAAAGTTGATGAGATCCATACCAGAGCGGCTGATACGAAACAAAAAATCAGTGCAAGCCGTGCAAATATCAGGAAAGTGCATGGGGAAATCAATGAGAGCTTATTGGAAGCACTGGAAAATGCAAAAGTCGTGGAGCAGATCGGTGTTCTTGCGGAGTCCATCATGGGAATCACTTCGCAGACAAATCTGCTGGCTTTGAATGCATCAATTGAAGCCGCAAGAGCCGGAGAGGCGGGAAAAGGATTTGCAGTTGTTGCAGATGAGATCCGTAATCTTGCGGAGCAGTCGGCGAGCACGGTCGGGAATATCCAGGAAGTGACAGAGCGTGTCCAGACAGCAGTTGCAAGACTGACCACAGATGCAAAACGTCTGTTAGAGTTTGTGGGAGGAGACGTTACGGAGAGTTTTGATGATTTTGAAAAAATGGCAGATAATTATAATGAAGATGCAAACTATGTTGAAGAACTTGTAACGGATTTCAGTGCGGCATCCGAACAGCTTTTAGCTTCAGTCAGCGGAGTGGTTGCAAATATACAGGAGGTAACGAAAGCTGCGAATGATGGTGCGGCAAGTACCGGAAGCATTGCAGAGCGTGTTACCAATGTTGACAGACAGGCAGAAGATATGCGTGTACTGATGAAACAGACGCAGGAAGCATCTTTGATGCTGCGGAAGGACACAAAGAAATTTACGGTTGCATAG
- the thrS gene encoding threonine--tRNA ligase — translation MVDFKEDERLNTLNHSCAHVMAQAVKHLYPNAKFWVGPVVKEGFYYDIDLGDTAVNDDVIAAIEKEMKKVCKEGKKIYRREISKAEALELFKDDEYKLDLIDGLEDGNISVYDQGDFTDLCRGPHVDNTKLCKNFKLIKYSGVYWKGDANNHVMQRIYGVCFPTAEELEEHLKLLEEAKDRDHRKIGKEMHLFMSDDLVGRGLPMFLPKGYTVWQELENYIKAKERKLGYLHVMTPCVGTVNLYKTSGHWDHYKENMFPAMEVEGESFVLRPMNCPHHMMIYANRMHSYKDLPIRIGEIAHDFRFEASGTLKGIERGRHFCQNDAHLFVTPEQIESEFAKVVELIFDTYKDFNITDYRCVLSLRDPEDKVKYHDDDEMWNNAENALRKVLDDIGIEYTEEIGEAAFYGPKLDVNVKPAIGNEYTLSTCQLDFCLPAKFNLSYIDSDGTKKTPVVLHRAILGSLDRFMAYILEETKGNLPLWLAPVQAKILPVKNEDEELNAYSHDLYKYLDDNGIRVEIDERNEKLGYRIREAQMEKVPYLLVLGKNEAADGTVSYRLHGEQNSTTVSREDFLALLKEDIRTKKINPAALK, via the coding sequence ATGGTAGATTTTAAAGAAGACGAGAGACTGAATACGCTCAACCATTCCTGTGCACATGTGATGGCACAGGCAGTAAAACACTTATATCCGAACGCAAAGTTCTGGGTAGGACCTGTTGTAAAAGAAGGATTTTATTATGATATCGATCTTGGCGATACTGCTGTCAATGATGATGTGATCGCAGCGATCGAAAAAGAGATGAAAAAAGTCTGCAAAGAAGGTAAAAAGATTTACAGACGTGAGATCTCAAAAGCAGAAGCGTTAGAGCTTTTTAAAGATGATGAGTACAAACTTGACCTAATCGATGGTTTAGAGGATGGAAATATTTCCGTATACGATCAGGGCGATTTCACGGATCTCTGCCGTGGACCGCATGTTGACAATACTAAATTATGTAAAAACTTTAAACTGATCAAATATTCCGGTGTTTACTGGAAAGGTGATGCAAATAATCATGTAATGCAGCGTATCTACGGTGTATGTTTCCCGACCGCAGAAGAGTTAGAGGAGCATTTAAAACTCTTAGAGGAAGCGAAAGACCGTGACCACAGAAAGATCGGCAAAGAGATGCACCTGTTCATGTCCGATGATCTGGTTGGACGTGGACTTCCGATGTTTCTTCCAAAGGGATATACCGTATGGCAGGAGCTTGAAAATTATATCAAAGCAAAAGAGCGCAAACTTGGTTATCTGCATGTTATGACACCTTGTGTCGGTACGGTAAATCTGTACAAGACTTCCGGTCACTGGGATCACTACAAAGAGAACATGTTCCCGGCAATGGAAGTTGAGGGAGAGTCTTTCGTACTCCGTCCGATGAACTGCCCGCATCACATGATGATCTACGCAAACAGAATGCATTCCTATAAAGATCTTCCGATCCGTATCGGTGAGATCGCACACGACTTCCGTTTTGAGGCAAGTGGTACTTTAAAGGGTATCGAGAGAGGAAGACATTTCTGCCAGAATGATGCACATTTATTTGTAACACCGGAGCAGATCGAATCAGAGTTTGCAAAAGTGGTTGAGCTGATCTTTGATACTTACAAAGATTTCAATATCACAGATTACCGCTGTGTACTCTCCCTAAGAGATCCGGAAGATAAAGTAAAATATCATGATGATGATGAGATGTGGAACAACGCAGAGAACGCACTCCGCAAAGTACTTGATGATATCGGTATTGAGTATACAGAGGAGATCGGTGAGGCTGCTTTCTACGGACCGAAACTGGATGTAAACGTAAAACCGGCGATCGGTAATGAGTATACACTTTCCACCTGCCAGTTAGACTTCTGTCTGCCGGCAAAATTCAATCTGTCCTATATTGACAGTGACGGAACAAAGAAAACGCCGGTCGTTTTACACAGAGCGATCCTTGGTTCCCTCGACCGTTTCATGGCATATATTTTAGAGGAGACAAAAGGAAACCTGCCGTTATGGTTAGCTCCGGTTCAGGCTAAGATCCTTCCGGTAAAAAATGAGGATGAGGAACTTAACGCATACTCACATGACTTATACAAATATCTCGATGATAACGGAATCCGTGTTGAGATCGATGAGAGAAACGAGAAACTCGGCTACCGTATCCGTGAAGCACAGATGGAGAAAGTGCCGTATCTGTTAGTACTTGGTAAGAACGAAGCAGCTGACGGAACCGTAAGTTACAGACTGCATGGAGAGCAGAATTCCACCACAGTTTCCAGGGAAGATTTCCTTGCACTGTTAAAAGAGGATATCCGCACAAAGAAGATCAATCCTGCAGCATTAAAATAA
- a CDS encoding bifunctional metallophosphatase/5'-nucleotidase → MQQRKLKIYFTSDVHGYFYPTTYGDMTEKNVGLFGCAADFNKDDETLIIDGGDILQGSAFAYYCRQVANSPEVIADIMNDCGYDYYTLGNHDFNYGLDYQAAYRNRNNGVCVCQNIMDEEGNTLFPWKLHTMKNGLRIGIAGIVTDYVNIWEKEENLKGIHITDPFEAAKRALAQMKEQTDLTICIYHGGFECDLESGAVLSKTTENVGYRICKELDFDILLTGHQHMSVHGRELFGTYTVQPCDNAKEYQYLEVTVTEDKKSIRSELRQSDPTKGAGLADKYRSTENSVQAWLNQPIGHLSRAIMPEEKVKMALYGSPIADFLNRIQLHFSGAMLSSVGLANEIAGFRSEVSTRDIIATYPYPNTLVVCEITGAQLKTVMERSAEYFAYDNEGNVCVSDSFLVPKVEHYNYDYYMGVDFEINPKNPVGSRIVGLSRDGRPVLDEDKFTLCLNNYRYSGAGGYDVYTECPLVKEINVEMVELIMDYFHEYPYIEV, encoded by the coding sequence ATGCAGCAGAGAAAATTAAAAATCTATTTTACCTCCGATGTGCACGGTTATTTTTACCCGACGACCTATGGGGATATGACAGAAAAAAATGTCGGTTTGTTCGGCTGTGCGGCAGATTTTAACAAGGATGATGAGACACTCATCATAGATGGCGGAGATATTTTACAAGGCTCCGCCTTTGCTTATTACTGCCGTCAGGTTGCAAACTCTCCGGAAGTGATCGCAGATATTATGAACGACTGCGGATACGATTATTATACACTTGGCAATCATGACTTTAATTACGGACTAGATTATCAGGCGGCATATCGCAATAGAAATAACGGTGTATGTGTGTGCCAGAATATCATGGATGAGGAAGGAAACACCCTGTTTCCATGGAAACTTCATACGATGAAAAACGGATTGCGCATCGGTATCGCTGGTATTGTAACGGATTATGTAAACATCTGGGAAAAAGAAGAAAACTTAAAAGGAATCCATATTACAGATCCTTTTGAGGCAGCGAAGAGGGCACTTGCCCAGATGAAAGAGCAGACAGATCTTACGATCTGCATCTATCACGGAGGTTTTGAGTGTGATTTAGAAAGCGGAGCGGTGCTTTCTAAGACGACTGAAAATGTGGGTTACAGGATCTGTAAGGAACTGGATTTTGATATCTTACTGACCGGACATCAGCATATGTCTGTGCATGGAAGAGAGCTGTTTGGAACTTATACAGTACAGCCATGTGATAATGCAAAAGAATATCAGTATCTGGAGGTCACCGTGACAGAGGATAAAAAGAGCATCAGGTCCGAATTGCGGCAGTCAGATCCCACAAAGGGGGCTGGGCTTGCAGATAAATACCGTTCTACGGAAAATTCCGTGCAAGCATGGCTTAATCAGCCAATTGGTCATTTGAGCCGTGCAATCATGCCGGAAGAAAAGGTAAAAATGGCATTGTATGGCTCACCGATCGCCGATTTTTTAAACCGTATCCAGCTTCATTTTTCGGGAGCAATGTTATCGTCCGTCGGTCTGGCAAATGAAATCGCAGGTTTCCGCAGTGAAGTGAGCACACGCGATATCATAGCCACTTATCCATATCCGAATACACTTGTGGTCTGTGAGATCACGGGTGCACAGCTAAAGACAGTAATGGAGCGCAGTGCAGAATACTTTGCATATGATAACGAAGGAAATGTCTGTGTTTCCGACAGCTTCCTGGTTCCAAAGGTGGAACATTATAATTATGACTATTATATGGGTGTGGATTTTGAAATCAATCCAAAAAACCCGGTCGGAAGCAGGATCGTGGGGCTTTCAAGAGACGGAAGGCCGGTTTTAGATGAAGATAAATTTACATTATGCCTGAATAATTACCGTTACAGCGGTGCTGGTGGATATGATGTTTACACAGAATGTCCGCTGGTCAAAGAAATCAATGTGGAGATGGTGGAACTGATCATGGATTATTTCCACGAATATCCATATATTGAGGTGTGA
- the phnE gene encoding phosphonate ABC transporter, permease protein PhnE, whose product MNESIKKMYEQEPKTWYAKIIVALIVAALLAWSLSTVQSTGSNGSGLSVAGKIISGIFHPDTGLLFDLSTSGVAYLLLETMCIAFLGTIVGAVLSIPLSFLAAANLMPKPVALIFRVFIMAIRTIPAFVYGLMFIRVTGPGPFAGLLTMSLCSIGMISKMFIESIEDLDTKILESLDAAGCTMFQKIRYGILSQLFPDFMSTLIYRFDMNLRDATVLGLVGAGGIGAPLIFAMSAYKWNQVGAILAGLIVLILIIEVISSKIRTKLARG is encoded by the coding sequence ATGAATGAATCAATCAAAAAAATGTACGAGCAGGAACCAAAGACCTGGTACGCAAAGATCATTGTGGCTTTGATTGTTGCAGCGCTTCTTGCATGGTCACTTTCTACGGTTCAGTCCACCGGATCAAACGGAAGCGGACTTTCCGTCGCAGGAAAGATCATCAGTGGTATTTTCCATCCAGACACCGGATTATTGTTTGACCTTTCTACATCCGGAGTGGCATATCTGTTACTGGAAACAATGTGTATCGCATTCTTAGGAACGATCGTTGGTGCTGTATTATCAATCCCGCTTTCTTTCCTTGCGGCAGCAAATCTGATGCCGAAGCCGGTTGCACTGATCTTCCGTGTATTTATCATGGCAATCCGTACGATTCCGGCATTTGTATACGGACTTATGTTTATCCGTGTGACAGGACCTGGACCATTCGCCGGACTGCTTACCATGTCACTTTGTTCGATCGGTATGATCAGTAAAATGTTTATCGAGAGCATTGAGGATCTGGATACTAAGATCCTGGAATCCTTAGATGCAGCAGGATGTACGATGTTCCAGAAGATCCGTTACGGTATCTTATCCCAGTTGTTCCCGGATTTTATGTCTACTTTGATCTATCGTTTTGACATGAACTTAAGAGATGCGACTGTACTTGGTCTGGTTGGTGCCGGTGGTATCGGTGCACCGCTTATCTTTGCGATGAGTGCATACAAATGGAATCAGGTAGGAGCAATTCTTGCCGGACTGATCGTACTGATCTTAATTATTGAAGTTATCTCATCAAAGATCCGTACAAAATTAGCGAGGGGTTAA
- the phnE gene encoding phosphonate ABC transporter, permease protein PhnE yields the protein MGLYDKIFKPKKLVLANGKVVEEKCSRAPLIIILIVIATWISVKVTGFSMTTLVTRIRFFFDILAQMFPPKVGYISSIWGPLFDTIKMSLLGSFVGGVLAIPFAILASSNLIKNKVVIGVVRVFLSIVRTIPTLVAALIATYIWGLGTMAGTFAIAVFTFAYVGKQLYEMIETVDMGAYEAMEAMGAGKAYSFISAIMPQVLPAYMSVCLFCFEGNVRYAAILGYVGAGGLGLILNEKIGWREYDSVGMILIVLFGTVLIIEAISHYIRKKLT from the coding sequence ATGGGATTGTACGATAAAATATTTAAACCGAAAAAACTTGTGCTTGCAAACGGCAAAGTTGTGGAAGAAAAATGTTCCCGCGCGCCGCTCATCATTATTCTGATCGTGATCGCAACATGGATCTCTGTGAAAGTTACAGGTTTTTCCATGACAACACTTGTGACGAGAATACGGTTTTTCTTTGACATTTTAGCGCAGATGTTCCCGCCGAAAGTCGGTTACATCTCAAGTATCTGGGGACCACTTTTTGATACGATCAAAATGTCTCTGCTCGGCTCTTTTGTGGGTGGAGTGCTTGCGATTCCTTTTGCGATTTTAGCATCCAGCAACCTGATTAAAAATAAAGTTGTGATCGGTGTGGTCCGCGTATTTTTAAGTATCGTGCGTACGATTCCGACGCTGGTTGCAGCCCTGATCGCAACCTATATCTGGGGACTTGGCACCATGGCAGGTACCTTTGCAATCGCAGTATTTACTTTTGCTTATGTCGGAAAACAGTTATACGAGATGATCGAGACGGTCGACATGGGAGCTTATGAGGCAATGGAAGCCATGGGTGCAGGAAAGGCGTACTCCTTTATTTCTGCGATCATGCCGCAGGTACTGCCGGCATATATGTCAGTCTGTTTATTCTGCTTTGAGGGAAATGTCCGCTATGCAGCGATCTTAGGTTACGTTGGAGCCGGCGGACTCGGTCTGATCTTAAATGAAAAGATCGGCTGGCGTGAGTATGACAGTGTTGGAATGATCCTGATCGTTCTGTTTGGTACAGTTCTTATTATTGAAGCAATCAGCCATTATATCAGAAAGAAATTAACGTAG
- the phnC gene encoding phosphonate ABC transporter ATP-binding protein, whose translation MIEFKDVSKVYPNGVVGLDNVNLKIEQGEFVAIIGLSGAGKSTLLRTINRMHDITSGTLTVDGLEVKNLKGKELRTFRRKIGMIFQSFNLVTRTTVIRNVLMAKVPEMPFWRVLLGVFKKEDKMQALESLDKVGILDKAYIRADQLSGGQQQRVALARTLAQNPEIILADEPVAALDPVTAKQVMSDFRKINQDMNISILINIHHVELALEYADRIIGIRAGKIVYDGPSENVTQDVLNTIYEGKIPEKTEEA comes from the coding sequence ATGATCGAGTTTAAGGACGTATCGAAGGTATATCCGAACGGGGTAGTGGGACTGGATAATGTCAATTTAAAGATCGAACAGGGTGAATTTGTAGCGATCATCGGTCTTTCCGGTGCAGGAAAGTCCACGTTACTGCGGACGATCAACCGTATGCATGACATCACATCAGGAACTCTGACGGTGGATGGATTAGAGGTTAAAAACTTAAAAGGAAAAGAGCTTCGTACTTTCCGCAGAAAGATCGGAATGATCTTCCAGTCATTCAATCTTGTCACACGAACAACAGTAATCCGTAACGTATTGATGGCAAAAGTGCCGGAAATGCCTTTCTGGAGAGTTCTGCTTGGTGTGTTTAAAAAAGAAGACAAAATGCAGGCACTTGAGAGCCTGGATAAAGTCGGTATTCTGGATAAAGCATATATCCGTGCAGACCAGCTTTCCGGTGGTCAGCAGCAGCGTGTTGCCTTAGCACGTACACTTGCGCAGAATCCGGAGATTATCTTAGCAGATGAGCCGGTTGCAGCACTTGATCCGGTAACGGCAAAACAGGTTATGAGTGATTTCAGAAAGATCAATCAGGATATGAATATTTCGATCCTGATCAACATCCATCATGTGGAATTAGCACTCGAATATGCAGACCGCATCATCGGAATCCGTGCCGGAAAGATCGTCTATGACGGACCTTCCGAGAATGTGACACAGGACGTGTTAAACACAATTTACGAAGGAAAGATTCCGGAGAAAACGGAGGAAGCGTAA
- a CDS encoding phosphate/phosphite/phosphonate ABC transporter substrate-binding protein has protein sequence MKKKIAMLLAAALCMGTFAGCGNSTSNNSSAADNNTTNNTAAATESSDVTASADNVKIDTLNVYFVPSRDPDEIVTATEPLANLMQTELAGLGYDIGEVKITVGTTFEAVGEALAAGTADVGFIPGGTYVLYDDGADVILTATRDGLNKDSDNPADWNDGQPTEGTDKQAVSYRALFIAGPSDKGQELADKVNSGEELTWDDLNGANWSVMSSSSPAGYIYPALWLQDRYQKGITDLSSAVQSDSYASAFARLASGQIDVLVTYADARRDYEESWTSEFGRTKSIWEETNVIGVTDPIYNDTVCVSKTSPIMDDGLKSAIQTALINIGNTEEGKAVISIYSHNGYEPAQSSDYDKEREAQKLIQELSAAN, from the coding sequence ATGAAGAAAAAAATTGCTATGTTACTTGCAGCAGCATTATGCATGGGTACATTTGCAGGATGTGGAAACAGCACATCAAACAACAGCAGCGCAGCAGACAACAATACGACAAATAATACGGCAGCTGCAACAGAAAGTTCTGACGTGACAGCTTCTGCTGATAACGTAAAGATCGATACGTTAAACGTATATTTCGTTCCATCCAGAGATCCGGATGAGATCGTAACTGCAACAGAGCCGCTTGCAAATTTAATGCAGACAGAGTTAGCAGGCTTAGGATATGATATCGGAGAAGTAAAGATTACCGTTGGTACAACTTTTGAGGCAGTAGGTGAGGCACTTGCAGCAGGAACTGCTGATGTTGGATTTATTCCGGGTGGTACCTATGTACTTTATGATGATGGAGCAGATGTGATCTTAACAGCAACCAGAGATGGTTTAAATAAAGATTCGGACAACCCTGCAGACTGGAATGACGGACAGCCTACAGAAGGTACTGACAAACAGGCAGTTTCTTACCGTGCATTATTCATCGCAGGTCCTTCTGACAAAGGACAGGAACTTGCTGATAAAGTTAACTCCGGCGAAGAACTTACCTGGGATGATTTAAACGGCGCAAACTGGAGCGTTATGTCCTCCTCCTCACCGGCAGGTTACATTTACCCGGCTTTATGGTTACAGGACAGATACCAGAAAGGTATTACAGATCTTTCTTCTGCAGTACAGTCTGATTCCTACGCAAGTGCATTTGCAAGACTTGCTTCCGGACAGATCGACGTACTTGTAACTTATGCAGATGCAAGACGTGACTATGAAGAAAGCTGGACAAGTGAATTTGGTCGTACAAAATCTATCTGGGAAGAGACAAATGTTATCGGTGTAACAGATCCGATCTACAATGATACAGTCTGTGTCAGCAAGACATCTCCGATCATGGATGACGGCTTAAAATCAGCAATCCAGACAGCACTCATCAATATCGGTAACACAGAGGAAGGTAAGGCAGTTATCTCTATCTACAGCCACAACGGATATGAGCCGGCACAGTCTTCTGATTATGATAAAGAGAGAGAAGCACAGAAACTGATCCAGGAATTAAGTGCAGCAAACTAA